In the Nicotiana tabacum cultivar K326 chromosome 16, ASM71507v2, whole genome shotgun sequence genome, one interval contains:
- the LOC107780593 gene encoding uncharacterized protein LOC107780593 produces the protein MNLKIGDLNKLQFEELGLQRDDWLIRVRICRMWDSLNPKKNGELIGLDMIFIDEKENLMHATINKKLYNKFKDKLTKGSLSVIKNFKVVESSGGYRPVESNFKINFLLKTAVKSLEEDIVNIPINGFQFITPDMIDSRVNNNTVLSGIFIIIFAIFFFKYPCDS, from the exons AGTTGGGTCTTCAGAGGGATGATTGGTTGATAAGGGTTAGAATTTGTAGAATGTGGGATTCTCTTAATCCCAAGAAAAATGGAGAGTTAATTGGCTTGGATATGATCTTTATTGACGAAAAG GAAAATTTGATGCATGCTACAATCAACAAGAAACTATATAACAAGTTTAAGGATAAGTTGACTAAAGGTTCTTTGTCTGTTATCAAGAACTTCAAAGTTGTTGAAAGTAGTGGTGGATATAGGCCTGTTGAaagtaattttaaaattaatttcttaCTTAAAACTGCCGTCAAGAGTCTAGAAGAAGATATTGTTAATATTCCTATAAATGGATTTCAGTTTATCACACCAGATATGATCGACTCAAGGGTGAACAATAACACTGTGTTATCaggtatattcattataatttttgctatctttttttttaaatatccatGTGATTCTTAA
- the LOC142170436 gene encoding uncharacterized protein LOC142170436, whose amino-acid sequence MWWAVCAELETWRLLARGGKKGTFKLLLISESSVKAKITLWEEFGEKFDPYLYKNDSDPYIVIVTATTVKEFRGEVSFATSYASKIYVNLNVDFITSLIQKFATVSVGVQTIERSNVNSIPIKEDMFFNRMNIKELLDCDWSPELEEYIVTMRGEITNRQPFWYKIHLKVKDKTAESSVVLFNPVAEKLLDTSTHKLLNRLPLDNNDVPIQIQSLCKKEFIFKLKLNNYNLQEGLENFTVSKVFVPVENLEIQYQSRKDKKAVDVSFDNLEDSDEDQHVNDGVKNRE is encoded by the exons ATGTGGTGGGCTGTTTGTGCGGAGTTGGAGACATGGAGACTGTTGGCTCGAGGTGGAAAAAAAGGGACATTCAAATTGTTACTGATTAGTGAATC TTCTGTCAAAGCAAAAATTACTTTATGGGAAGAATTTGGTGAGAAATTCGATCCTTATTTGTACAAAAATGATTCTGACCCATATATCGTGATAGTAACCGCTACAACAGTTAAAGAATTCCGTG GTGAGGTTAGCTTCGCCACCAGCTACGCAAGCAAAATATATGTAAATCTCAATGTAGACTTCATAACTTCTTTGATCCAAAAGTTTGCAACAGTCTCTGTTGGAGTACAAACTATTGAACGTTCTAATGTTAATAGCATTCCGATTAAGGAAGATATGTTTTTTAACAGGATGAACATCAAGGAGTTGTTGGATTGCGACTGGAGTCCTGAATTAGAG GAATACATTGTTACCATGAGGGGAGAGATTACAAATAGACAACCATTTTG GTATAAGATACACCTAAAAGTCAAAGACAAAACTGCGGAGAGCAGTGTTGTCCTATTTAATCCTGTTGCAGAGAAGCTACTTGATACATCAACCCACAAGTTGTTAAACAGGCTGCCATTAGATAACAATGATGTACCTATCCAAATCCAAAGCCTTTgcaaaaaagaatttattttcaAGCTAAAATTAAACAATTATAATTTGCAAGAGGGGCTTGAAAATTTTACCGTATCAAAGGTTTTCGTTCCAGTTGAGaatttggaaatacaataccAATCGAGGAAAGATAAGAAG GCTGTTGATGTCTCATTCGATAACTTGGAAGACTCTGATGAAGATCAACATGTCAATGATGGTGTTAAGAATAGAGAGTGA